The Acinetobacter sp. GSS19 genome includes a region encoding these proteins:
- a CDS encoding ExbD/TolR family protein, whose translation MKFKRSQQVEDIPINLTPMIDCLLFILVFLLLSTTFNQPSRLNLTLPDAQGVPPKQYDHKIEVMVDSSGHYAVNGQALSSQEVADLSTAIKQVAQERRDLMFVIAADAKASHQDVIRVMDVAGQLGFVNVNISTKVPSRGY comes from the coding sequence ATGAAATTTAAACGTTCTCAACAGGTTGAAGATATTCCGATTAACCTGACACCCATGATTGACTGTTTATTGTTTATTCTGGTGTTTTTGTTGCTTTCCACCACGTTTAATCAGCCAAGCCGGTTGAACTTGACCTTGCCGGATGCGCAAGGTGTACCACCAAAACAATATGATCATAAAATTGAAGTCATGGTAGACTCATCCGGGCATTATGCAGTCAACGGTCAGGCACTTTCGAGTCAGGAAGTGGCCGATTTGAGCACAGCCATCAAACAGGTTGCACAGGAGCGTCGTGATTTGATGTTTGTGATCGCAGCAGATGCTAAGGCGAGTCATCAGGATGTGATCCGGGTGATGGATGTTGCAGGTCAACTGGGCTTTGTGAACGTTAATATCAGTACCAAAGTACCATCTCGAGGTTATTAG
- the msbA gene encoding lipid A export permease/ATP-binding protein MsbA, with the protein MNQDLKVYFRLLAYLKPYWGAALLVLVGFGLNAATEVSVAKLLEYIINAIQQQNQQNLDWFPFLVVLLIFFRGLGLFVGGYYTAVISRSLIFQIRQEVFAKLLGLPAQYYLENSSGQITAKIMYNVEQLTAASTESIRTLVQQGFITIGLLGYLLYSNWRLTLCILVFAPLIGLLIRKAAKRMRKLSQQVQTTMGDINHVVQESVNGNAVVKGFGGEAFEQQRFYHYSNENLKRGLKMVVVQQMNSPIVQLIMAIALSIIIWLALRPQILGDTSAGEFVAYITAAGLLAKPIKALTDINEKLQRGMAAAYSVFELLDTPSEKNTGQLTPVLKGDIDFKQASLTYSDGSKAIENFSLHVRVGETVALVGRSGAGKSSLVNLLVRFQELSAGHILLDQIDIQEIELTSLRSQIAMVNQQVVLFDRTVRENIAYGQLQNATDEQIIAAAKAAYAHDFIMQLPHGYDTPLGAQGLSLSGGQRQRIAIARAILKNAPILILDEATSALDNESEHFIQKAFDEAMQDRTTIVIAHRLSTIENADRIVVMDKGQILEQGTHSELMAKQGAYYQLHQRNFEEK; encoded by the coding sequence GTGAATCAGGATCTTAAGGTTTATTTTCGTCTCTTAGCGTATCTAAAACCCTATTGGGGCGCGGCCTTATTGGTACTCGTTGGATTTGGTTTGAATGCCGCCACAGAAGTTTCTGTGGCAAAATTATTAGAATATATTATTAATGCAATTCAGCAGCAAAATCAGCAGAATCTGGATTGGTTTCCATTTCTAGTTGTTTTGCTGATTTTTTTTCGTGGTTTAGGGCTGTTTGTGGGTGGTTATTACACTGCCGTTATCTCTAGAAGTTTGATTTTTCAGATTCGTCAGGAAGTATTTGCCAAGCTGCTTGGGCTACCAGCACAATATTATCTGGAAAATTCTAGTGGCCAAATCACTGCCAAGATTATGTATAACGTCGAGCAATTGACTGCAGCATCGACAGAATCTATCAGGACTTTGGTGCAGCAGGGCTTTATTACGATTGGTTTGCTTGGGTATTTGTTGTATAGCAACTGGCGTTTGACCCTTTGTATTTTAGTATTTGCCCCATTAATCGGTTTGCTGATTCGAAAAGCGGCCAAGCGCATGCGTAAACTTTCTCAGCAAGTACAAACCACGATGGGTGACATTAATCATGTGGTGCAAGAAAGTGTCAATGGTAATGCAGTGGTCAAGGGCTTTGGTGGGGAGGCCTTTGAACAACAACGTTTTTATCATTATTCGAATGAAAACTTGAAACGCGGCCTGAAAATGGTGGTCGTGCAGCAGATGAACAGCCCGATTGTTCAGCTGATTATGGCGATTGCGCTCAGTATTATTATCTGGTTGGCTTTGCGGCCACAGATTCTAGGAGACACCTCTGCTGGAGAATTCGTGGCCTATATCACGGCAGCAGGTTTGTTGGCTAAACCGATTAAGGCACTAACTGATATCAATGAAAAATTACAGCGTGGTATGGCGGCTGCCTATTCTGTTTTTGAGCTGCTGGATACACCTTCAGAAAAAAATACAGGACAACTTACACCTGTTTTGAAGGGTGATATTGATTTCAAACAGGCAAGTTTGACTTATTCAGATGGCTCTAAAGCGATTGAAAATTTTAGTTTACATGTGAGAGTGGGAGAAACAGTCGCATTGGTAGGGCGTTCTGGTGCGGGTAAAAGCTCGCTGGTGAATTTACTAGTCCGTTTTCAGGAACTTAGTGCGGGTCATATTCTGCTAGATCAGATTGATATACAAGAGATCGAGCTGACTAGCTTGCGTTCGCAGATTGCTATGGTCAATCAACAGGTGGTTTTATTTGATCGCACAGTGCGTGAAAATATTGCTTATGGTCAGCTGCAAAATGCAACAGATGAGCAGATTATTGCCGCTGCAAAAGCAGCTTATGCACATGATTTTATTATGCAATTACCTCACGGATACGATACTCCGCTAGGTGCACAGGGGTTGAGTTTATCCGGCGGTCAGCGTCAGCGTATTGCCATTGCACGTGCCATTTTGAAAAATGCACCGATCTTGATTCTGGATGAGGCGACTAGTGCTTTGGATAACGAGTCAGAACACTTTATTCAAAAAGCATTTGATGAGGCGATGCAGGATCGTACGACCATCGTGATTGCACACAGGCTGTCAACGATTGAAAATGCAGATCGTATTGTAGTAATGGACAAGGGACAAATTTTGGAGCAAGGAACGCATAGTGAATTGATGGCGAAGCAGGGTGCTTACTATCAATTGCATCAGCGTAACTTTGAGGAAAAATAA
- a CDS encoding ParB/RepB/Spo0J family partition protein, with the protein MTIKKRGLAKGRGLDALLGSIQKEKLQLEAQSLDHGQLKQMNVHLLKRGAYQPRRFINEQDLQELAASIEKHGVMQPIVVRPVDDEKHPYEIIAGERRWRAAQLAGLSEIPAIVRELNDQVAIALALIENIQRQDLNPIDQALALQRFHDEFGLSHQEIADTVGKARTTVSNFLRLLSLAEPVKDFMQQGLLDMGHARAILTLKAKDQLAVAEMVIEKSLSVRQTEQLARDWNMPKEDKAKTTVSSDLQQLTQKLTERFGAEVKIDHNKQGKGKLVIHYHSLDELDGILNICLAE; encoded by the coding sequence ATGACCATTAAAAAACGTGGACTGGCCAAAGGCCGTGGTTTAGATGCCTTGCTTGGTTCCATTCAAAAAGAGAAACTTCAACTCGAAGCGCAAAGTTTGGACCATGGTCAGTTGAAACAGATGAATGTGCATCTGTTAAAACGCGGCGCTTATCAGCCACGCCGTTTTATCAATGAACAAGACTTGCAGGAGCTTGCAGCATCGATTGAAAAACATGGTGTGATGCAGCCGATTGTGGTGCGTCCGGTCGATGATGAAAAACATCCTTATGAAATTATTGCGGGTGAACGCCGTTGGCGTGCAGCCCAACTGGCAGGTCTGAGTGAAATTCCAGCCATTGTGCGCGAGCTGAATGATCAGGTTGCGATTGCACTGGCATTAATTGAGAATATTCAGCGTCAGGATTTAAACCCGATAGATCAGGCTTTGGCCTTGCAGCGTTTTCATGACGAGTTCGGTTTAAGCCATCAAGAAATTGCAGATACAGTCGGAAAAGCACGTACTACAGTGAGTAATTTCTTGCGTTTATTGAGCCTGGCTGAACCGGTGAAAGATTTCATGCAGCAAGGTTTGCTGGATATGGGACATGCCCGTGCGATTTTGACACTTAAGGCCAAGGACCAGTTGGCGGTTGCAGAGATGGTGATAGAGAAAAGCCTATCCGTACGTCAGACGGAACAGTTGGCCCGTGACTGGAATATGCCAAAAGAAGATAAAGCCAAAACTACGGTCTCATCTGACTTGCAACAGTTAACGCAAAAACTGACCGAACGTTTTGGGGCTGAAGTCAAAATTGACCATAACAAACAGGGTAAAGGTAAGTTGGTCATTCACTACCATTCATTAGATGAACTGGATGGTATTTTGAATATCTGTTTGGCTGAATAA
- a CDS encoding aminoglycoside phosphotransferase family protein: MNTQREQLIHTWVSSVLASDLFEINFLPGDASFRRYARIQLNNKTLMLMDAPPEKEDVRPFVKIAEFLGQHEVRVPQILAKDEQNGFLLLEDFGDTLLSTLLNEISVDHYYLQSFKQLIELQQIDAAASQLPAYSYEKLLTEMHLLTEWMLPSLQIETTQNEQVIIEQAFDFLAKAALAQPQVIVHRDFHSRNLMKIAGEQELGVIDFQDAVIGAYTYDLISITRDAYVQWNADRVYRWFKMFYELLPEATTQNRSFEQFKREADLMAIQRHIKILGIFVRLFERDGKSGYLKDLPRVMWYLLQESQGYAELEPFMQFIQQRVMPKFVEKYGVYEVVA; the protein is encoded by the coding sequence ATGAATACACAACGCGAACAATTGATACATACATGGGTTAGCTCTGTTCTTGCTTCAGATCTGTTTGAGATCAATTTCTTACCAGGCGATGCCAGCTTTCGTCGTTATGCCCGCATCCAGCTCAATAATAAAACCTTGATGTTGATGGACGCACCACCAGAAAAAGAAGATGTCAGACCTTTTGTTAAAATCGCCGAGTTTTTAGGACAACATGAAGTTCGTGTCCCGCAGATTTTGGCCAAAGATGAACAAAATGGTTTTTTATTGCTTGAAGATTTTGGCGACACACTGCTTTCAACCTTGTTGAATGAGATTAGTGTCGATCATTACTATTTGCAAAGTTTTAAACAGCTGATCGAACTGCAGCAAATTGATGCAGCTGCGAGTCAGTTACCTGCCTATAGCTACGAGAAACTATTGACTGAAATGCATCTGCTTACTGAGTGGATGTTGCCTTCTTTGCAGATTGAAACCACTCAAAATGAGCAAGTGATCATTGAACAAGCGTTCGATTTTTTGGCCAAAGCTGCACTGGCACAGCCACAAGTGATTGTACACCGTGATTTTCATAGCCGTAACCTGATGAAAATTGCCGGTGAGCAAGAGTTGGGTGTGATTGATTTTCAGGATGCGGTGATTGGTGCTTATACTTATGACTTGATTTCGATTACTCGGGATGCCTATGTACAGTGGAATGCGGATCGTGTGTATCGTTGGTTTAAGATGTTTTATGAATTGCTGCCAGAAGCCACAACCCAGAACCGCAGTTTTGAGCAATTCAAACGTGAAGCCGATTTGATGGCGATTCAGCGCCATATCAAAATCTTGGGTATTTTTGTCCGTCTGTTTGAACGTGATGGAAAGTCCGGCTATTTGAAAGATTTACCGCGCGTGATGTGGTACTTACTACAAGAAAGCCAAGGTTATGCTGAACTGGAACCTTTTATGCAGTTTATCCAGCAGCGTGTCATGCCTAAATTTGTAGAAAAATATGGTGTCTATGAGGTGGTTGCCTGA
- a CDS encoding ParA family protein — translation MAQIIAIANQKGGVGKTTTAVNLAASLAVLKKRVLLVDMDSQGNATMGSGIQKNDLLYSVTDVLLGEVPIETAISKAEVGYKVLGANRELAGVELAIAEQEGREFILREALNQIRDDFDYIIVDCAPSLSLITINALAAVDGVMIPMQCEYYALEGLADLTQTIDRIQQALNPELQIIGVLRTMYDARNALTRDVSAELEQYFGKKLYDTVIPRNVRLAEAPAHGLPIIYFEKSSKGAVAYLNLAAEMLKKTKAKKGMQA, via the coding sequence ATGGCTCAGATTATTGCAATTGCGAACCAGAAAGGTGGCGTAGGTAAAACCACAACCGCAGTGAATTTGGCTGCATCACTGGCCGTATTGAAAAAACGTGTGCTGTTGGTGGATATGGATTCCCAAGGCAATGCCACGATGGGCTCCGGCATCCAGAAAAATGATTTACTGTATTCAGTGACAGATGTCCTACTCGGTGAAGTACCGATTGAAACGGCGATCAGTAAAGCTGAAGTTGGTTATAAGGTGTTGGGTGCCAACCGTGAATTGGCCGGTGTGGAACTGGCAATTGCAGAGCAGGAAGGACGTGAATTTATTTTACGTGAAGCCTTGAACCAGATTCGTGATGATTTTGACTACATCATTGTCGATTGTGCACCTAGTTTAAGCCTGATCACTATTAATGCCTTGGCCGCAGTCGACGGTGTGATGATCCCGATGCAGTGCGAATATTATGCTTTGGAAGGTCTGGCTGATTTAACTCAGACGATTGACCGTATCCAGCAAGCCTTAAATCCGGAGCTGCAAATTATTGGTGTATTACGCACCATGTATGATGCGCGTAACGCATTAACCAGGGATGTGTCGGCAGAGCTTGAGCAATATTTTGGCAAGAAACTCTATGACACCGTTATTCCGCGTAATGTACGTTTAGCGGAAGCGCCAGCGCATGGTTTGCCGATTATTTATTTTGAAAAAAGCTCGAAAGGAGCGGTCGCTTATCTGAATCTGGCGGCTGAGATGTTAAAGAAGACTAAAGCGAAAAAAGGAATGCAAGCATGA
- the rsmG gene encoding 16S rRNA (guanine(527)-N(7))-methyltransferase RsmG: MHPFFQELKQGSQALGLNLSDEALGLLLKYQDALVLWNKAYNLTAIRDPKEMLVKHLLDSLSILKDLPAGRLLDIGTGGGMPGMIIALCQPERQCVLLDSNGKKIRFLKQFIADLKLKNVIAVQTRVENEDSIRELGQFDVITSRAFASLLDFVDASKPYMHEKTIIAAMKGLVPQDEIEQLQVEFSCKVIELAVPRLDEQRHLLLLERI, translated from the coding sequence ATGCACCCTTTTTTTCAAGAGTTAAAGCAGGGAAGTCAAGCACTTGGCTTGAATTTGAGCGACGAAGCTTTAGGTTTATTATTAAAATATCAAGATGCCTTGGTGTTGTGGAACAAGGCTTATAACCTGACGGCGATTCGTGATCCGAAAGAAATGCTGGTGAAACATCTGCTGGACAGTCTCTCGATCTTGAAAGACTTGCCTGCAGGCCGCCTGCTCGATATCGGTACCGGTGGTGGGATGCCGGGGATGATTATTGCCTTGTGTCAGCCGGAACGACAGTGCGTGTTACTGGACTCCAATGGCAAGAAAATCCGTTTCTTGAAGCAGTTTATTGCTGATCTGAAACTAAAAAATGTGATTGCCGTGCAAACACGTGTGGAAAACGAAGACAGTATTCGCGAGTTGGGCCAGTTTGATGTGATTACTAGCCGCGCTTTTGCTTCGTTACTTGATTTTGTGGATGCCTCCAAACCGTATATGCACGAAAAAACCATTATTGCTGCAATGAAGGGCTTGGTTCCACAGGATGAGATTGAGCAGTTGCAAGTCGAATTTTCCTGCAAGGTGATTGAGTTGGCTGTCCCGCGACTCGATGAACAGCGTCATTTATTGTTATTAGAACGTATTTAA
- the kdsB gene encoding 3-deoxy-manno-octulosonate cytidylyltransferase: MKHIVIPARFSSSRLPGKPLLEIHGRAMILRVVDQAKKVQGFDDLCVATDDERIADLCRAEGIEVVLTRADHPSGTDRLSEVAQMKGWDSDDIIVNVQGDEPLLPAQLVQQVAQLLVDKPNCSMSTLCEPIHQLDEFQRDSIVKVVMSKRNEALYFSRAGIPYDRDGAKHAEPALHAHAYRHLGLYAYRVKLLQEYVSWEMGTLEQLESLEQLRVLENGHRIAIAVAQANLPPGVDTQADLDRLNAMDIAYFQ; this comes from the coding sequence ATGAAACATATCGTTATTCCTGCGCGTTTTTCCAGTTCTCGCTTGCCGGGGAAGCCACTGTTAGAGATTCATGGTCGTGCCATGATTTTGCGTGTTGTCGATCAGGCAAAAAAAGTGCAGGGATTTGATGATTTATGTGTCGCTACGGATGATGAGCGTATCGCTGACCTATGTCGAGCAGAAGGAATAGAAGTTGTACTCACGCGTGCCGATCATCCATCTGGGACTGACCGTTTAAGCGAAGTGGCACAAATGAAAGGCTGGGATAGCGATGATATCATTGTGAACGTGCAGGGTGATGAGCCGTTATTGCCGGCACAATTGGTCCAGCAAGTCGCTCAACTATTGGTGGACAAACCAAATTGTTCAATGTCGACCTTATGTGAACCGATTCATCAACTGGATGAATTCCAGCGTGACAGTATTGTAAAGGTCGTCATGTCAAAACGGAATGAAGCCCTGTATTTTAGCCGTGCAGGCATTCCATATGACCGTGATGGTGCCAAACATGCTGAACCCGCTTTGCATGCACATGCTTATCGCCATTTGGGTTTATACGCCTATCGTGTGAAGCTTTTGCAAGAATACGTCAGCTGGGAAATGGGTACGCTTGAGCAACTGGAAAGTCTGGAGCAATTACGTGTTCTTGAAAATGGCCATCGTATCGCGATTGCTGTTGCACAAGCGAACCTTCCGCCGGGTGTTGATACGCAGGCAGATCTCGATCGACTGAATGCAATGGATATTGCATATTTTCAATGA
- the murU gene encoding N-acetylmuramate alpha-1-phosphate uridylyltransferase MurU gives MKAMILAAGLGNRMRPLTLHTPKPLLQVADKPLIVWHIEKLQKMGVNQIVINTAWLGDKLAAALGDGSQFGVEILWSHEGEGLETAGGIIRALPLLGDDPFILVNGDVWSTMDFAPLQQIELHRDLAHLVFVPNPVQHPTGDFHLLDGRAYTFEQQKAGEALTYSGIAVLSPEMFYGLEQGKRPLAPLLRQAMHDERVAAEKMQGSWVDVGTPERLSALDQQIRQGLYD, from the coding sequence ATGAAAGCCATGATTCTCGCGGCAGGTTTAGGCAACCGGATGCGACCTTTAACGCTGCATACCCCAAAACCACTGCTACAGGTTGCAGACAAGCCACTGATTGTTTGGCATATCGAAAAGCTGCAAAAAATGGGTGTGAACCAGATTGTCATCAATACCGCATGGTTAGGAGATAAACTGGCAGCCGCTTTGGGCGATGGTTCTCAGTTCGGTGTGGAAATTCTCTGGTCACACGAAGGTGAGGGACTGGAAACTGCCGGTGGGATTATCCGTGCTTTACCTTTGCTGGGAGATGATCCGTTTATTCTGGTGAATGGTGATGTCTGGAGCACCATGGACTTTGCACCCTTGCAGCAGATTGAATTGCATCGTGATCTTGCACATCTGGTGTTTGTTCCGAATCCTGTACAACATCCAACCGGTGATTTTCATCTGTTAGACGGACGTGCTTATACCTTTGAACAGCAGAAAGCCGGTGAAGCATTAACTTATAGTGGTATTGCGGTTTTGTCCCCAGAAATGTTTTATGGTTTAGAGCAGGGCAAGCGACCATTGGCACCGCTGTTAAGGCAGGCCATGCATGATGAGCGAGTGGCTGCAGAAAAAATGCAAGGCAGCTGGGTTGATGTTGGCACCCCTGAGCGATTAAGTGCACTGGATCAACAAATTCGTCAGGGTCTATACGATTAA
- the lpxK gene encoding tetraacyldisaccharide 4'-kinase, translating to MSLAQLIQDAWNQQARWLVLLRPLSWLYRAGFVLNRKLYQSGIKSVYQSPVPVMVIGNITVGGSGKTPLLIQLVKYLQTHGVRVGVISRGYGAKGPFPALVSADSDPENVGDEPALIVQATHVPMAVGPNRQLSIDLLLQQQQFDLIISDDGLQHWALARQIEWIVLDKNRGLGNKKLLPEGYLREPPCRLKTGTVIEHSATPQTKLHMHLAAAEPYLLNPRDQHQSVFNPQENFYAVVGIGFPQRFYQTLESMGVQQFQCHEFPDHHDYEIEDLQFEDAGPIITTEKDAVKLLPLLKQFPENYREIWVVPVEAVLSPDCYQVLHQQLQSLGLHIA from the coding sequence ATGTCTTTGGCACAATTAATTCAGGATGCTTGGAATCAGCAAGCCAGATGGCTTGTGCTCCTGCGTCCCCTGTCTTGGTTGTATCGTGCCGGTTTTGTGTTGAACCGTAAGCTGTATCAGTCTGGAATCAAATCGGTTTATCAATCTCCTGTCCCGGTCATGGTGATTGGGAATATTACGGTGGGTGGTAGTGGTAAAACACCGCTATTAATTCAGTTGGTGAAATATCTGCAAACCCATGGTGTCCGGGTGGGAGTGATTAGTCGGGGATATGGAGCGAAAGGTCCATTTCCTGCTTTGGTGAGCGCAGACTCGGATCCCGAAAATGTCGGTGATGAGCCTGCCTTGATTGTGCAGGCCACCCATGTACCGATGGCGGTAGGTCCAAACCGTCAACTTAGTATTGACCTCCTCCTGCAACAACAGCAATTTGATTTGATTATCAGTGATGATGGCCTGCAGCACTGGGCGCTGGCACGTCAGATCGAATGGATCGTGTTGGATAAAAATCGTGGTTTGGGTAATAAAAAACTGTTACCAGAAGGCTACTTGCGTGAGCCGCCATGCCGTTTAAAAACCGGTACAGTGATTGAACACTCTGCTACACCGCAAACCAAACTGCATATGCACCTAGCAGCAGCTGAGCCATATTTGCTTAATCCGCGAGATCAGCATCAGTCGGTTTTTAATCCGCAAGAAAATTTTTACGCGGTGGTTGGGATCGGTTTTCCACAACGTTTCTATCAAACCCTTGAGTCGATGGGGGTGCAACAATTTCAGTGTCATGAGTTTCCGGATCATCATGATTACGAAATTGAGGATTTGCAATTTGAGGATGCCGGGCCGATTATCACCACAGAAAAAGATGCGGTGAAATTGTTACCTTTATTAAAACAGTTTCCAGAAAACTATCGTGAGATTTGGGTGGTTCCCGTAGAGGCGGTGTTATCCCCAGACTGTTATCAAGTTTTACATCAGCAGCTCCAGTCACTCGGTCTGCATATTGCTTAA
- a CDS encoding MotA/TolQ/ExbB proton channel family protein produces the protein MWELVKAGGWLMLPLVLCSIFTVAIAVERFIRLKKSAVLPQNLLLESAQSLPQVLSVLEQNPQLQSTTLGRILHAGQQAQDQTEQFARAQMEAVASKEIGYLEKNINFLGTLSAVAPLLGLLGTVLGIIESFLVIDLGSTSNPTLMIPGISKALITTAAGMLIAIPALFAYRYFQRLVMEYVTELEQQSTLFHAALFYQRPKSAQNLIKQAS, from the coding sequence ATGTGGGAACTGGTTAAAGCGGGTGGCTGGCTGATGCTGCCATTAGTTTTGTGTTCAATTTTTACTGTGGCGATTGCAGTTGAACGGTTTATTCGGTTAAAGAAATCAGCCGTTTTACCTCAAAATTTATTGCTTGAGTCAGCCCAATCTTTACCGCAAGTCCTCAGCGTGTTGGAACAAAACCCGCAATTGCAAAGCACAACTTTGGGGCGGATTTTGCATGCTGGACAGCAGGCGCAGGATCAGACTGAGCAGTTTGCGCGTGCGCAGATGGAAGCAGTGGCCTCCAAAGAAATTGGCTATCTGGAAAAAAACATTAACTTTCTAGGGACCCTGAGTGCTGTTGCACCCTTACTGGGGCTTTTGGGGACGGTGCTCGGGATTATTGAATCATTTTTGGTGATTGATCTGGGGTCAACCAGTAATCCAACCTTGATGATTCCCGGCATTTCTAAGGCATTAATTACAACGGCTGCGGGGATGCTGATCGCGATTCCTGCATTATTTGCTTACCGTTATTTTCAGCGTTTAGTCATGGAATATGTTACTGAACTAGAACAACAATCGACGCTGTTTCACGCAGCTTTGTTCTATCAGCGCCCTAAGTCTGCACAAAACTTGATCAAGCAGGCCAGTTGA